Proteins from a genomic interval of Lysobacter stagni:
- a CDS encoding N-acetylmuramidase family protein: MIREITEQAWSACALRLAVDEAALRAVAEVESSGSGFLPPPSQQPKVRFEGHVFHRLTGGRFDTTAPRLSYARWDRSKYAGSSLGEWQRLEAAVALDRDAALKSASWGAFQLMGFNHAMCGFPDVERFVQAHMAGGDAQLAAFASFVDRAVFLDPLRRHDWASFARAYNGPGYAANQYDRKLAHSYARHHVPGSGTKGTIV; the protein is encoded by the coding sequence ATGATCCGGGAGATCACCGAGCAGGCATGGAGCGCCTGTGCGCTGCGTCTGGCCGTGGACGAGGCCGCCCTGCGCGCCGTCGCCGAAGTGGAGTCCAGCGGCTCCGGTTTCCTGCCGCCCCCCTCGCAGCAGCCTAAGGTACGTTTCGAAGGTCACGTGTTTCATCGACTGACCGGAGGGCGCTTCGATACGACGGCTCCGCGGTTGAGCTATGCGCGCTGGGACCGGTCGAAGTACGCCGGCTCTTCGCTGGGAGAATGGCAGCGGCTCGAAGCGGCTGTTGCGCTCGATCGCGATGCTGCATTGAAGTCCGCCAGCTGGGGGGCATTCCAGTTGATGGGGTTCAACCACGCGATGTGCGGCTTTCCCGATGTCGAGCGCTTCGTGCAGGCGCACATGGCAGGCGGCGATGCGCAGCTGGCCGCATTCGCCAGTTTCGTTGACAGAGCGGTATTCCTCGATCCATTGCGCCGGCACGACTGGGCGAGCTTCGCGCGCGCATACAACGGGCCTGGGTACGCGGCCAATCAGTACGATCGGAAGCTGGCACATTCGTATGCTCGACACCATGTTCCGGGCAGTGGAACAAAAGGCACGATCGTCTGA